The proteins below are encoded in one region of Belonocnema kinseyi isolate 2016_QV_RU_SX_M_011 chromosome 3, B_treatae_v1, whole genome shotgun sequence:
- the LOC117169792 gene encoding uncharacterized protein LOC117169792, whose product MVTQVHKKKKVSRADPQTDKRGEILTEWIAQHDFIISNVGEEPTFERLNYDSILDLTFATANIGRKIADWEVSKRETLSDHNYITFTIEDQPRCNRRTKTTKVWNPKKIDIEKTQKALKEVVINDTTTSAEEFSNKMRNVCDACMPKSKSVKWGQPMYLWNQEIAAIREICIHIRRKYTRAAKKGGWSIICDEVDRNVWGKGYQIVKKRLQGYPPKPQLTMTATEEVIRHLFPIHDLVHFEHAGPSEFPLFTKEELWSASRKMKCNKAPGPGNVPTEIIKQAAEFRPEYVISVYNRLAHGFREGRQTVDAIKEIVRIADEAAAYSKQCRHMCALITLDVKNAFNSASWQVILESLRKRGIEENLIDLVASYLSDRVLIFDAEDKIRARDVNSGVPQGLVLGPTLWNTQYDDLLRLELPKGVVLVGFADDIAMCIIHLRCVSFINRA is encoded by the exons ACAAAAGAGGTGAAATTCTAACTGAATGGATAGCTCAACACGATTTCATTATAAGTAATGTTGGAGAGGAACCAACATTTGAACGGTTAAACTATGATTCGATTCTTGACCTAACATTCGCCACGGCAAACATTGGAAGGAAGATTGCGGATTGGGAAGTATCCAAAAGAGAGACCCTTAGCGATCACAATTATATCACCTTCACGATAGAAGACCAACCCCGTTGTAATAGAAGAACAAAAACAACTAAAGTTTGGAATCCTAAGAAGATTGATATAGAAAAAACACAGAAAGCCCTAAAAGAGGTAGTGATAAACGACACTACGACATCGGCTgaagaattctcaaataaaatgagAAATGTTTGTGACGCTTGCATGCCAAAATCTAAATCAGTTAAGTGGGGACAGCCTATGTACTTGTGGAACCAGGAAATAGCTGCTATTCGAGAAATCTGCATCCATATTAGAAGAAAATATACGAGAGCCG CAAAAAAAGGAGGCTGGTCTATAATCTGTGACGAAGTGGATAGGAATGTTTGGGGAAAGGGATACCAAATAGTCAAGAAAAGACTTCAGGGTTACCCACCTAAACCTCAGCTAACCATGACCGCCACAGAAGAGGTAATAAGACACCTCTTTCCAATACATGACCTGGTACACTTCGAGCACGCAGGTCCCTCAGAATTTCCATTGTTCACGAAAGAAGAGCTCTGGTCGGCAAGCAGGAAAATGAAATGCAATAAAGCACCAGGTCCAGGAAATGTTCCAACGGAAATTATAAAGCAGGCTGCGGAATTTCGACCGGAATATGTGATAAGTGTGTACAACAGGCTTGCA CACGGATTCAGAGAGGGTCGTCAGACTGTGGACGCTATCAAAGAGATCGTGAGAATAGCGGACGAGGCAGCTGCCTACTCGAAACAATGCCGACATATGTGTGCCCTAATAACACTAGACGTCAAAAATGCCTTTAACAGTGCCTCGTGGCAAGTTATCCTGGAAAGCCTACGAAAAAGAGGTATAGAGGAAAACCTCATAGATTTGGTAGCTTCATATCTCTCTGACCGGGTTTTGATATTCGACGCTGAGGACAAGATCAGGGCCAGAGACGTAAACAGTGGCGTCCCACAAGGTTTAGTTCTAGGCCCAACCCTCTGGAATACCCAATACGACGATCTCTTAAGACTTGAACTTCCAAAAGGAGTCGTACTGGTCGGATTCGCTGATGATATTGCTATG TGTATAATACACTTACGTTGCGTATCCTTCATAAATCGAGCATAG